One Bacteroidales bacterium DNA window includes the following coding sequences:
- a CDS encoding Crp/Fnr family transcriptional regulator — protein sequence MQQCNNCIIKCAAVSSLHPEQFEVMENNTVEVHFKKGDNIFREGALSLNVAFLKSGIAKIHKRGPVREKILRIVQSPSYIGLPTSFGDKINHFSATAIVDTSVCFIDINLFRNFIYNNGKFAYEIIVELCENELMDYQRYTSQSQKQIPGMVAETLLCISEKIFNADSYNFPLTQSEFGDLVGTSRESVSRILSDFSANKLIEFKGKKFKILNKKLLKQISEKG from the coding sequence ATGCAGCAATGCAATAATTGCATCATTAAATGTGCCGCGGTTAGCAGTCTGCATCCCGAGCAATTTGAGGTGATGGAAAACAACACCGTGGAAGTTCATTTTAAAAAAGGCGATAACATTTTTCGGGAAGGCGCTCTGTCGCTAAATGTTGCCTTTCTGAAAAGTGGCATTGCAAAAATTCACAAACGAGGGCCTGTGCGCGAAAAAATCCTTCGCATCGTACAATCCCCATCATACATAGGCTTACCGACAAGTTTTGGTGATAAAATAAACCACTTTTCAGCTACCGCCATTGTTGATACTTCTGTTTGTTTCATTGACATCAACCTCTTCAGGAACTTTATTTATAATAATGGCAAATTTGCTTATGAAATAATTGTTGAGCTTTGCGAGAATGAACTGATGGACTATCAGCGGTATACCAGCCAATCTCAAAAACAGATACCCGGTATGGTTGCAGAAACGCTTCTTTGTATATCTGAAAAAATTTTTAATGCAGATAGCTATAATTTTCCTCTGACTCAAAGCGAATTCGGAGATTTGGTCGGAACATCAAGGGAAAGCGTCAGTAGGATTCTTTCAGATTTTTCAGCCAATAAACTTATTGAATTCAAAGGCAAAAAATTTAAAATTCTTAACAAAAAACTTCTTAAGCAAATAAGTGAAAAGGGTTGA
- a CDS encoding DsrE/DsrF/DrsH-like family protein — translation MSNEIENQIQELQKKIAKIEKGTKDQLSMVVFSGDLDKILAAMIISTGAAAYDMKVKLFFTFWATAALRDPKKSVTGKTFLGKMFGMMLPKGMNKIKLSKMHMMGMGTSMIKGLMKKKKVASLPEMFKTAGELGIEINICEMSMDLMGFKREEMIDYPHMNVCGVATFLADAQESKIQLFI, via the coding sequence ATGAGTAATGAAATAGAAAATCAGATTCAGGAATTGCAAAAAAAGATTGCAAAAATTGAAAAAGGCACCAAAGACCAACTTTCGATGGTTGTTTTTTCGGGCGATCTGGACAAGATCCTGGCAGCAATGATTATCTCCACCGGAGCAGCTGCCTATGATATGAAAGTAAAGCTTTTTTTTACTTTCTGGGCTACTGCAGCTTTGCGCGACCCAAAGAAATCAGTAACCGGCAAGACTTTTTTAGGCAAGATGTTTGGCATGATGTTGCCCAAGGGAATGAACAAAATAAAATTATCAAAGATGCACATGATGGGTATGGGCACAAGCATGATAAAAGGCCTTATGAAAAAGAAAAAGGTGGCTTCCCTGCCCGAGATGTTTAAAACTGCCGGAGAACTGGGAATTGAAATCAATATTTGCGAAATGTCAATGGACCTGATGGGCTTTAAACGTGAAGAAATGATTGATTATCCTCACATGAATGTGTGCGGTGTGGCAACATTTTTGGCAGATGCGCAGGAAAGTAAAATACAGTTGTTTATTTAA
- a CDS encoding sulfurtransferase TusA family protein — translation MTTEELKNITANQVVDARGTACPGPLLAAKKAIGEIESGEIMEILSSDEGTKHDIPRWCEKMEHEFLGILEEDSYSRLFLKKA, via the coding sequence ATGACAACAGAAGAATTAAAAAACATCACAGCAAATCAGGTAGTAGACGCACGCGGAACCGCTTGCCCCGGACCATTATTGGCAGCAAAAAAAGCCATTGGTGAGATTGAATCCGGAGAGATTATGGAGATTTTATCTTCAGACGAAGGTACCAAACACGATATTCCCAGATGGTGCGAAAAGATGGAACACGAATTTTTAGGCATTCTTGAAGAAGACAGTTATTCCAGATTATTTTTAAAAAAAGCGTAA
- a CDS encoding hydrogenase iron-sulfur subunit codes for MENDTYKPKILVFSTDKISDPGIDQAGLRKIHYSPSVYVISMPCSSGIKPKWIVQAIEKGFDGVFIAADGHECSYSPKCADYTNRIITEAQEMMKAKNISPKRIRMAAICSVCAEPFASHMENFSRILNELGSIKDELANTTNQQ; via the coding sequence ATGGAAAACGATACTTATAAACCGAAAATACTTGTCTTCTCGACCGACAAGATATCTGATCCGGGTATCGACCAGGCGGGTTTGCGGAAGATTCACTATTCTCCTTCGGTGTATGTTATAAGCATGCCCTGCTCTTCAGGCATCAAACCCAAATGGATAGTGCAGGCCATCGAAAAAGGTTTCGACGGAGTGTTTATTGCCGCCGATGGCCACGAATGTTCTTACAGCCCGAAATGTGCCGATTATACTAACCGCATCATTACCGAGGCACAGGAAATGATGAAAGCAAAAAACATCAGCCCAAAACGTATCCGCATGGCTGCTATCTGTTCGGTATGTGCTGAACCTTTTGCCAGCCACATGGAAAACTTCTCCAGAATTCTTAATGAATTGGGTAGCATCAAAGATGAATTAGCCAACACAACAAATCAACAATAA
- a CDS encoding FAD-dependent oxidoreductase — protein sequence MQEEQKIFDTLVIGGGIAGQETALSLAEMDYKVLLVEKDLSIGGKMIQLSKVFPTLDCAACITTPKMSETARHHNITLKLNTFIDDIRKNGEGSFDVSINEKPRYVDPSLCTGCQECEFVCPQVINDHYNHNMVGRKAIYIPFNLANPKIAAIDIDNCIHCMRCVKACAPKAINFKEEERKTTVKVKSVVVCTGFRLFPGAGKPDYSYGKYPNIVDSLQMDRLIAPTRPFNSVVRPGDGKAPENIAYVLCAGSRDSGIENKECAGGCFNNPICSQICCMYSIKQAQLLMGALPMADITIYYIDIRAFGKGYEEFFQQSKGMGVNFVKGKVAKIIEKSNGSGDLVLQYEDIHSGVYKEAKHDMVVLSVGVLPENNVTSMFSNEKLELDDYKFVKQKDPFLNPTLTSISGVFVAGMASGPKDIPDSILSAGCAAAEVATYLKNIKS from the coding sequence ATGCAGGAAGAACAAAAAATATTCGACACCCTGGTCATCGGTGGTGGCATTGCCGGACAGGAAACCGCGCTCAGCCTGGCCGAAATGGATTATAAAGTGTTGCTTGTCGAAAAAGACCTTTCTATAGGTGGCAAAATGATACAACTGAGCAAGGTATTTCCTACACTCGACTGTGCCGCCTGCATCACCACCCCAAAAATGTCGGAAACCGCGCGGCATCACAACATTACACTGAAACTTAACACGTTCATTGATGATATCCGTAAAAACGGGGAAGGTTCTTTTGATGTCAGCATAAATGAAAAGCCCCGGTATGTTGACCCCTCGTTATGCACCGGCTGTCAGGAGTGTGAGTTTGTATGCCCGCAGGTAATCAACGACCATTACAACCACAACATGGTGGGACGAAAAGCCATTTACATTCCTTTTAACCTGGCTAACCCCAAAATTGCTGCTATCGATATCGATAATTGCATACATTGCATGCGCTGTGTAAAAGCATGTGCGCCCAAAGCGATCAACTTTAAGGAAGAAGAACGTAAGACAACCGTCAAGGTTAAGTCGGTGGTGGTATGTACCGGTTTTCGCCTGTTCCCGGGTGCAGGTAAGCCCGATTACAGCTATGGAAAATACCCCAATATTGTGGATTCACTCCAGATGGACCGTTTGATTGCCCCCACAAGGCCTTTCAACAGTGTGGTGAGGCCAGGCGATGGCAAAGCTCCAGAAAATATCGCTTATGTGTTGTGTGCCGGCTCACGCGATTCGGGCATTGAGAATAAAGAATGTGCCGGCGGTTGCTTTAACAACCCAATATGCTCGCAGATATGCTGTATGTATAGTATCAAACAGGCACAGCTGCTCATGGGAGCCTTGCCTATGGCGGATATTACCATCTACTATATTGATATCAGGGCCTTTGGAAAAGGTTACGAGGAATTTTTTCAGCAATCCAAAGGCATGGGAGTAAATTTTGTAAAAGGAAAAGTAGCCAAAATAATAGAAAAAAGCAATGGTAGCGGCGACCTTGTGCTGCAATACGAAGATATTCACAGCGGCGTGTACAAAGAAGCCAAACACGATATGGTGGTTTTATCTGTTGGTGTTCTTCCCGAGAATAACGTTACCAGTATGTTTAGCAACGAAAAGCTGGAACTCGATGATTATAAATTTGTGAAACAAAAAGATCCATTTTTGAATCCAACCCTTACCAGTATCTCAGGAGTGTTTGTGGCCGGCATGGCTTCGGGGCCTAAAGATATCCCAGATTCGATATTATCTGCCGGTTGCGCCGCTGCCGAAGTAGCTACTTATTTGAAAAATATAAAAAGTTGA
- a CDS encoding FAD-dependent oxidoreductase codes for MNKRIGVYICHCGGNISDYVDVAEAQHLMQDEDGVLISKHVMFACSDATQTEMVNDIKENRLDAIVVASCSPKLHTHTFRGVADRAGLNKYNYIQVNIREQCSWPHSDKPLDATHKAIGLIRAGIKKAALSEALESMEIEAQDAMMVIGAGVSGMKAALELANNGHQVYLIEKEKKVGGKLVENSSLFMTGEQGIQLVERLMEEIKNNTKITIFTESEVEKVNGSIGNFNIDVNVGMGGVKTEKMSLAIGSVLLTTGYDYYQPKENEFAYGLSPRVITLPELKKRMEENNGVIHYNNKPVKSLAFIYCVGNRQSKGENKYCSRICCTTAIHTGLQLKEKNNGLKIIHLYRDIRTYGKQELLYEQSSKQGDIYMKFEEKEPPQVEVKGDSVLVKVKDYLTQKKELEFSPDLLVLVTGAVARADGSDIAAKFKIPVGADRFFNEIHPKLKPVETVINGVLIGGTCQGPKNVSESVQSSLSAVSKMLSLIKNKRIRLEPIIAKVNEDACLWCGKCAGVCEFDTLKEITRNGKQIVEVNPATCKGCGICVPVCPSEALELKMFSDKEIEGMIDGFVSQVELTGQSDEPKKPENVKKPLNLKRYPEIWTRIATCITDEHKTIPEIAKQIGEDIGLVTWHLMTMNKYNYVQSDGMDKKGQYFYYKLKN; via the coding sequence ATGAATAAAAGAATAGGCGTATATATCTGTCATTGCGGAGGTAATATTTCCGATTATGTGGATGTGGCCGAAGCACAGCACCTGATGCAGGATGAAGACGGTGTGCTTATTTCAAAGCACGTGATGTTTGCCTGCTCAGATGCAACTCAGACCGAAATGGTGAATGACATCAAGGAAAATCGACTGGATGCTATAGTTGTAGCATCATGTTCACCCAAATTGCATACCCATACATTTCGTGGAGTTGCCGACCGTGCCGGGCTTAATAAGTATAATTACATACAGGTAAATATCCGTGAACAGTGTTCATGGCCTCATTCCGATAAACCTCTTGATGCCACCCACAAAGCCATTGGCCTGATTCGGGCAGGCATTAAAAAAGCCGCACTCTCCGAAGCACTCGAAAGTATGGAGATAGAAGCCCAGGATGCCATGATGGTTATCGGTGCAGGCGTGTCGGGAATGAAAGCGGCTTTGGAACTGGCCAACAACGGCCACCAGGTATATCTGATAGAAAAAGAGAAAAAGGTGGGAGGGAAACTGGTGGAAAATAGCTCCCTCTTCATGACGGGAGAACAAGGAATTCAGCTGGTTGAACGCCTGATGGAAGAAATAAAAAACAATACAAAAATTACAATTTTTACCGAATCAGAAGTCGAAAAAGTTAACGGCAGCATCGGAAATTTTAATATTGACGTGAATGTGGGCATGGGTGGCGTAAAAACCGAAAAAATGTCGCTGGCAATAGGCTCTGTGTTGTTAACCACCGGCTACGATTATTATCAGCCTAAAGAAAACGAATTTGCCTATGGTTTGTCGCCCCGGGTTATTACTTTGCCCGAACTGAAGAAACGCATGGAAGAAAACAACGGTGTGATTCACTACAACAATAAACCTGTAAAATCGCTGGCTTTCATTTATTGTGTTGGTAACCGGCAAAGCAAAGGCGAAAATAAATATTGTTCCCGTATTTGTTGCACCACAGCCATACATACCGGACTTCAGCTCAAAGAAAAGAACAATGGACTGAAAATAATTCATCTGTACAGAGATATTCGTACTTACGGCAAGCAGGAACTGCTTTATGAGCAATCTTCAAAGCAGGGCGATATTTATATGAAGTTTGAAGAAAAAGAACCGCCGCAGGTGGAAGTGAAGGGCGATAGCGTGCTGGTTAAAGTCAAAGATTATCTGACTCAGAAAAAAGAATTAGAATTCAGCCCCGACTTGCTGGTGCTGGTTACCGGAGCTGTGGCCCGTGCCGACGGCAGCGACATTGCTGCTAAATTCAAGATTCCGGTGGGTGCCGACAGGTTTTTCAATGAAATACATCCGAAGCTAAAGCCTGTTGAAACCGTGATAAACGGTGTGTTGATAGGAGGCACCTGTCAGGGACCTAAAAATGTAAGCGAATCGGTGCAATCATCATTATCGGCTGTTTCCAAAATGTTGTCGCTGATAAAAAACAAACGTATTCGTCTGGAGCCGATTATAGCTAAAGTTAATGAGGATGCGTGCTTGTGGTGCGGTAAATGTGCCGGAGTATGCGAGTTTGACACCCTGAAAGAGATTACACGCAACGGAAAACAAATAGTAGAAGTGAATCCTGCCACTTGTAAGGGCTGCGGTATCTGTGTGCCGGTGTGCCCCTCCGAAGCGTTGGAGCTTAAGATGTTCTCCGACAAGGAAATAGAAGGGATGATCGACGGGTTTGTATCGCAGGTAGAACTTACCGGCCAATCCGACGAACCCAAAAAACCGGAAAATGTCAAAAAACCGCTTAACCTGAAACGTTATCCTGAAATATGGACCCGCATAGCCACTTGTATTACCGATGAACACAAAACCATACCCGAAATTGCCAAACAAATCGGTGAAGATATAGGACTTGTTACCTGGCACCTGATGACGATGAACAAATACAACTATGTGCAGTCGGACGGGATGGACAAGAAAGGTCAGTATTTTTATTACAAACTCAAAAACTAA
- a CDS encoding 4Fe-4S dicluster domain-containing protein, protein MTKINFQFADDLKKYGATDFEACYNCGTCTAICGLSDADNSFPRKMIRYTALGLEEDIQQSLDPWLCYYCGDCSLSCPRQADPGNLMMALRRYLIAKYDWTGLSGLLYRNLAGYIIAFLIVIGAVIGLYSSGMFSKEEWMHYGHFFEMFAIGGVFLIIFVPNLLRMWYMIVWKTTKKFDIKTYFVSLKELFVHMFTQKRTLNCSDDKPDKLWWFEHLILVIGYLSLLFTTVFLDWFGTESVFVIALGYVVSAIIFIVTFDFVLRRIRKRSQKSTSSHPSDWFFVIWLFMMGMSAFLVRLFIDTGILENNFWMYLFHFTVLVQWALIIVPFGKWTHFLYRSFAMYFSNILALSNNNKSKK, encoded by the coding sequence ATGACAAAGATAAATTTCCAGTTTGCCGATGATTTAAAAAAATATGGTGCCACAGATTTTGAAGCCTGTTATAATTGTGGCACCTGCACTGCTATATGCGGATTGTCCGATGCCGATAATTCCTTTCCCCGCAAAATGATTCGATACACTGCTCTTGGCCTCGAAGAAGACATTCAGCAGTCGTTAGATCCCTGGTTGTGTTATTACTGTGGCGACTGCTCCCTGAGCTGCCCCAGACAGGCCGACCCCGGAAACCTGATGATGGCTTTGAGGAGGTATTTGATTGCTAAATACGATTGGACAGGGCTGTCGGGATTATTGTACCGTAATCTGGCAGGATACATCATCGCTTTTTTAATTGTCATAGGAGCCGTAATAGGTTTATACAGCAGCGGTATGTTTAGCAAGGAAGAGTGGATGCATTACGGGCATTTTTTTGAAATGTTCGCTATCGGCGGAGTGTTCCTGATAATATTTGTACCTAACCTGTTGCGCATGTGGTATATGATTGTATGGAAAACGACAAAAAAATTCGATATTAAAACTTATTTTGTATCTCTTAAGGAATTATTTGTCCATATGTTTACCCAAAAACGTACCCTCAATTGCAGCGATGATAAACCCGACAAACTCTGGTGGTTTGAACATCTCATCCTGGTGATAGGTTACCTTAGCCTGCTGTTTACCACTGTTTTTCTTGATTGGTTTGGTACCGAAAGTGTTTTTGTGATTGCCCTGGGATATGTGGTGAGTGCTATCATCTTTATTGTAACATTTGATTTTGTACTGCGCCGCATCCGTAAACGCAGCCAGAAAAGTACTTCTTCGCATCCTTCGGACTGGTTTTTCGTTATCTGGCTTTTCATGATGGGTATGAGCGCTTTTCTGGTGCGCTTGTTTATTGATACAGGTATCCTTGAAAACAATTTTTGGATGTATCTTTTTCATTTTACTGTTTTGGTTCAGTGGGCGCTTATCATCGTTCCATTTGGTAAATGGACGCATTTCTTGTACCGCTCTTTTGCTATGTATTTTTCAAATATCCTTGCTTTGTCAAATAATAATAAATCAAAGAAATAA
- a CDS encoding OsmC family protein, with amino-acid sequence MKIKVTFDGNKKVNAQVRNHIVKTDQPSGGGGEDSAVSPYELFLASLATCAGIYVKGFCDNRNIPAENITLTQNHEFNEKGLLNKVELSINVPKDFPEKYVDSLIHVASLCKVKQQLMSPPELSVTSKVIE; translated from the coding sequence ATGAAAATTAAAGTAACATTCGACGGAAACAAAAAAGTAAACGCCCAGGTGCGTAATCACATTGTAAAAACTGATCAGCCTTCTGGTGGTGGGGGCGAGGACTCTGCAGTTTCACCATACGAGCTTTTCCTGGCATCTCTGGCTACCTGCGCCGGAATTTATGTCAAGGGGTTTTGCGATAACAGGAATATCCCCGCCGAAAATATTACCCTGACACAAAACCACGAATTTAACGAGAAAGGTCTGCTGAACAAAGTGGAACTAAGCATCAACGTGCCCAAAGACTTTCCCGAAAAATATGTGGATTCGCTGATTCATGTGGCAAGCCTGTGCAAAGTGAAACAACAATTGATGTCACCTCCCGAGCTTTCTGTTACATCAAAAGTCATTGAATGA
- a CDS encoding rhodanese-like domain-containing protein, with product MFTFIKKLFSSRPAVDYGELIKQGATIVDVRSKGEYQSEHLKGSINIPLKNLSDNLSKIKKNKPVITCCASGARSGVAKSILKAKGYEAFNGGPWESLKKYSN from the coding sequence ATGTTCACATTTATTAAAAAACTTTTTTCTTCTAGACCCGCAGTTGACTATGGCGAACTTATTAAACAGGGTGCTACCATTGTTGATGTGCGTTCCAAAGGAGAGTATCAGAGCGAACATCTAAAAGGCTCCATAAACATACCTTTGAAAAATCTATCCGATAATCTTTCCAAAATAAAAAAAAATAAGCCGGTGATCACCTGTTGTGCTTCAGGTGCTCGCAGCGGAGTGGCAAAAAGTATTTTAAAAGCCAAAGGATATGAGGCGTTCAATGGCGGACCCTGGGAGAGCCTGAAAAAATATAGTAATTGA